In a single window of the Flavobacterium sp. W4I14 genome:
- a CDS encoding alpha-L-fucosidase 2 (product_source=KO:K15923; ko=KO:K15923; pfam=PF14498; superfamily=48208): MKRLIYTTLILLFGLSQSFAQIRPFKLWYDKPAGRWEETLPLGNGRLGMMPDGGINNEQIVLNDITLWSGAPQDANNYEANKSLPEIRRLILEGKNDEAQNLVNQNFVCTGKGSGGTNWGCFQMLGNLSIQYQHEGKEKMPTTYKRELVLNNAIATTDYTLNNVHFKREYFTSFSGDVAVIRITADQPGQISCKISLSRPERGESEVKAKRIELSGQLDNGIDGKGMQYLSLLEPVISGGKISKDGNSLVVTKANVLTIYLSSKTSYKDDEFRQNATLLLDKAIKQDYAAGKLKHRQAFQKLFNRLDIDLGAGKNSQLSTDKRLALYYKNPESDLQLPALFFQYGRYLSISSTRVGLLPPNLQGLWANQIQTPWNGDYHLDVNVQMNHWPLEVVNLSELNLPLADLVGNMVPSGQKTAKAYYNADGWIAHVITNVWGFTEPGESASWGVANAGSGWLCNNLWDHYAFSKDVNYLKKIYPVIKGSAQFYSSVLIADPKTGWMVTAPSVSPENSFYMPNGKTANVTMGPTIDNQIVRELFTNVIHAAKKLGKDEELQKSLQQKLNQLPPAGRISKDGRIMEWIEDYKETDPQHRHISHLYGVYPASLITVDATPDLAEASKKTLNVRGDDGPSWSIAYKLLFWARLRDGNRAFKLFRELLKPTQRTDINYGAGGGVYDNLLSAGPPFQIDGNFGATAGIAEMLIQSHEGYISLLPALPDAWKKHGSVKGLKARGNYTVNISWKNGVITAYQIFSPTAHHIKVKVNGKMINTVSLRKAV, translated from the coding sequence ACTATGAGGCTAATAAAAGCCTGCCTGAAATCAGAAGACTGATCCTGGAAGGTAAAAACGATGAGGCTCAAAATCTGGTCAATCAAAACTTTGTATGTACCGGAAAAGGATCTGGTGGTACCAACTGGGGCTGCTTTCAGATGTTGGGGAACCTGAGTATCCAATACCAGCATGAGGGAAAGGAAAAAATGCCTACTACATATAAAAGGGAGCTTGTGCTTAATAATGCCATTGCTACAACTGATTATACGCTGAATAATGTGCATTTCAAAAGAGAATATTTTACCAGTTTCAGTGGTGATGTGGCTGTCATCAGGATCACTGCCGATCAGCCTGGACAGATTAGCTGTAAAATATCGCTTAGCCGGCCTGAACGTGGTGAGAGTGAAGTTAAAGCAAAACGCATTGAACTTTCCGGCCAACTGGACAACGGTATAGATGGAAAAGGTATGCAATACCTCAGCTTATTGGAGCCTGTAATTTCCGGAGGAAAAATCAGTAAAGATGGCAATTCGCTTGTGGTGACAAAAGCCAATGTGCTTACTATTTATCTTTCCAGTAAAACCAGTTATAAAGATGATGAATTCAGGCAGAATGCGACACTGCTGCTTGATAAAGCGATCAAACAGGATTATGCCGCAGGAAAGTTAAAACACCGGCAGGCTTTTCAAAAATTATTCAACAGGTTGGATATTGACCTTGGAGCTGGCAAGAACAGTCAGCTCAGCACTGATAAACGTTTAGCGCTGTATTACAAAAACCCTGAATCCGATTTACAGTTGCCAGCTTTGTTTTTTCAATATGGCAGGTACCTTAGCATTTCGAGTACACGGGTTGGGCTTTTGCCTCCAAATCTGCAGGGACTTTGGGCCAACCAGATCCAGACCCCATGGAACGGTGACTATCATTTGGATGTGAATGTGCAGATGAACCACTGGCCGCTGGAAGTGGTAAATCTCTCCGAACTTAATCTTCCGTTAGCCGATCTGGTAGGCAATATGGTGCCCAGTGGACAAAAAACTGCAAAGGCCTATTATAATGCAGATGGTTGGATTGCCCACGTGATTACCAATGTCTGGGGATTTACAGAACCTGGCGAAAGCGCTTCATGGGGTGTTGCTAATGCAGGCTCAGGCTGGCTTTGCAACAATCTTTGGGACCATTATGCCTTTAGCAAAGATGTAAACTACCTCAAAAAAATATACCCCGTTATTAAAGGTTCGGCGCAGTTTTACAGTAGTGTGCTGATTGCTGATCCAAAAACAGGCTGGATGGTGACTGCCCCTTCGGTTTCGCCTGAAAATAGCTTTTACATGCCAAATGGAAAAACTGCCAATGTAACCATGGGCCCAACCATCGATAACCAGATCGTGCGTGAGCTTTTTACTAATGTAATCCATGCCGCCAAAAAGTTGGGTAAGGATGAAGAGCTGCAAAAATCACTTCAACAGAAACTAAATCAGCTTCCGCCTGCTGGCAGAATTTCCAAAGACGGACGGATTATGGAGTGGATCGAGGATTATAAAGAAACCGATCCCCAGCACCGCCATATTTCGCATTTGTATGGGGTTTACCCGGCTTCATTGATTACCGTTGATGCTACGCCCGATTTGGCAGAAGCATCAAAAAAGACTTTGAACGTACGGGGAGACGACGGGCCAAGTTGGTCAATTGCTTATAAACTGTTGTTCTGGGCACGCTTGAGGGATGGAAACAGGGCTTTTAAACTTTTTAGGGAACTGTTAAAACCTACCCAGCGCACCGATATCAATTATGGAGCAGGTGGTGGTGTGTACGATAATCTGCTCTCTGCAGGCCCTCCTTTTCAGATCGACGGGAACTTTGGCGCTACCGCAGGTATTGCAGAAATGCTGATCCAGAGCCACGAAGGCTACATCAGTTTATTGCCTGCTCTACCCGATGCCTGGAAAAAACACGGAAGCGTTAAGGGTTTAAAAGCCAGGGGAAACTATACGGTGAACATTAGCTGGAAGAACGGTGTAATTACCGCTTACCAGATATTTTCACCTACTGCACACCATATAAAAGTTAAAGTGAATGGGAAAATGATCAATACAGTTTCTTTAAGAAAGGCAGTCTAA
- a CDS encoding aldose 1-epimerase (product_source=KO:K01785; cath_funfam=2.70.98.10; cog=COG2017; ko=KO:K01785; pfam=PF01263; superfamily=74650), with protein sequence MDITNTKEDSLSNPVDEVKLIKITNRHGASISLTNYGATLVSVMVPDKNGLLADVVLGFTRLEDYFDDHNYLGATIGRFANRIANGKFMLDGKTFHLHTNDGLHTNHSGAFGFSNKVFNYHTEDNKVVFTLYSHEGEGGFPGDMHCSVTYELTDDNEVLISYQARSNQKTIVSFTNHAYFNLSGKHTDIFDHCLSIPSEEMLEMDKDYLPTGKIIPTLTNTFKGQQLTDVIGQNKGLNNYYLLKKKTSAELVLAAELLHPTSGRRLQVFTDSPGVLLYTGDFLDTTALGHHGRPYAEFNGVCLECQHYPDAPNQEIAPEVALKKGDVYQQKIIYQFDTI encoded by the coding sequence ATGGACATTACCAATACAAAAGAAGACAGTTTAAGCAATCCGGTAGATGAAGTTAAGCTCATTAAAATAACCAACAGGCATGGCGCATCTATTTCGTTAACCAACTATGGCGCCACATTGGTGTCAGTAATGGTTCCCGATAAAAATGGGCTGCTTGCGGATGTTGTGCTGGGTTTTACCCGGCTGGAAGATTATTTTGATGATCATAATTACCTGGGAGCAACCATTGGCCGCTTTGCAAACCGAATTGCAAATGGAAAATTTATGCTCGATGGCAAAACCTTTCATTTGCACACCAACGATGGACTGCACACCAACCACAGTGGCGCTTTTGGTTTTAGCAATAAGGTATTTAATTACCATACAGAAGACAATAAGGTGGTTTTTACCCTGTACAGCCACGAAGGTGAAGGCGGTTTTCCAGGTGATATGCATTGCTCGGTAACGTATGAACTGACCGATGACAATGAAGTTTTAATCAGCTATCAGGCCCGTTCTAACCAAAAAACGATCGTCAGTTTTACCAATCATGCGTATTTTAATTTGAGCGGCAAACATACAGATATTTTTGACCATTGTTTAAGCATCCCATCAGAAGAAATGTTGGAAATGGACAAAGATTATCTCCCTACCGGAAAAATTATACCAACCTTAACCAACACATTTAAGGGACAGCAGCTGACAGATGTGATTGGTCAAAACAAAGGGTTAAACAACTATTATCTGTTGAAGAAAAAGACATCAGCGGAGCTTGTTTTGGCTGCTGAGCTTTTACATCCCACCTCGGGCCGTCGCTTACAGGTATTTACAGATAGCCCCGGAGTACTGCTTTATACAGGCGATTTTTTGGATACCACCGCTCTTGGCCATCATGGCAGGCCCTATGCCGAATTTAACGGCGTATGCCTGGAATGTCAACATTATCCTGATGCTCCAAATCAGGAAATTGCACCAGAAGTGGCATTAAAGAAAGGTGATGTTTACCAACAAAAAATTATTTACCAATTCGATACAATATGA
- a CDS encoding alpha-galactosidase (product_source=KO:K07407; cath_funfam=3.20.20.70; cog=COG3345; ko=KO:K07407; pfam=PF02065,PF16874,PF16875; superfamily=51445), which yields MKLSVTLFSGLILCLLEVKSQTVISIETKENAIVLQADPKTNVKMVYYGPKLAKQSDYANIRNAYKQGSDYTEVNDAAYSTSGSRNLFEPAITVTHSDGNNSLDLHYISHSVKKESANVSITSIVLKDPAYNLETILYYKVYYNENVVEQWSEIKNKEKGNVILHKFASANLYLRGGSFFLTQYHGDWAKEMQPEETKITHGIKTLDSKLGTRANLFQPSVFMVSMDKPATETEGTVLYGTLAYSGNFRTDLELDNLDNLRIMSGINNYASAYTLKPNEVFTTPAFLTTLSNTGKGTASRNLQSWARNYRLLDGKGTRLTLLNNWEATYFDFDENKLFGLIKDTKKLGVDMFLLDDGWFANKYPRNGDVAGLGDWDENKKKLPNGISSLVKEAKNNEVKFGIWIEPEMVNPKSELYEKHPDWVVKEAKREEFYFRNQLVLDLTNPNVQDFVFGVVDDLFTKNPELAYIKWDCNAVIYNAHSATLKNQSHFYIEYVRGLYKVLERIRKKYPTVPMMLCSGGGGRVDYGALQYFTEFWPSDNTDPLERIFMQWEYSYFYPAISSSNHVTDWGKQPIKFRTDVAMMGKMGFDIVVSHLSPNDLNFCQDAIKTYNNVKPVIWQGDQYRLSNPRESSVASMLYLSEDKKTGIVFNYLVNSRYGEGSKLPIRFNGLDAAKNYKISEINVYPGTKSSIDDTKTYTGDFLMKIGFNPDVNQSRTSVVLKIEAL from the coding sequence ATGAAACTATCAGTCACTTTATTTTCGGGCCTAATCTTATGTTTACTTGAGGTAAAATCGCAGACGGTTATCTCTATCGAAACCAAAGAAAATGCAATTGTGCTTCAGGCAGATCCCAAAACCAACGTTAAAATGGTGTATTACGGCCCAAAGCTGGCTAAGCAAAGCGATTATGCCAACATCAGAAACGCATATAAGCAGGGAAGCGATTATACGGAGGTTAATGATGCCGCCTACAGCACTTCAGGATCAAGAAACTTATTCGAGCCAGCTATTACCGTTACCCATAGCGATGGGAACAATTCACTCGATCTGCATTATATTAGCCACAGTGTAAAAAAAGAATCCGCTAATGTTTCCATCACCAGTATTGTGTTAAAAGACCCTGCGTATAACCTTGAAACTATCCTATACTATAAGGTTTATTATAACGAAAACGTAGTAGAACAATGGAGCGAGATCAAAAATAAGGAGAAAGGCAATGTAATCCTGCACAAATTCGCCTCTGCAAATCTCTATTTAAGGGGAGGCTCATTTTTCCTTACCCAATACCATGGCGACTGGGCAAAAGAAATGCAGCCTGAAGAAACCAAGATCACACACGGTATCAAAACATTAGATTCGAAACTCGGTACCCGTGCCAACCTTTTTCAGCCATCAGTTTTTATGGTTTCGATGGATAAACCGGCAACCGAAACAGAAGGTACAGTACTATATGGCACCTTGGCCTACAGTGGAAACTTCAGAACTGATCTAGAACTCGACAATCTCGATAACTTAAGGATCATGTCAGGGATCAACAATTATGCATCAGCATACACCCTGAAACCGAATGAGGTTTTTACCACACCTGCCTTTCTTACAACGTTATCGAACACAGGTAAGGGTACTGCAAGTAGGAATCTGCAGTCGTGGGCCCGTAACTATCGCCTGCTTGATGGGAAAGGTACACGCCTGACTTTGCTAAATAACTGGGAAGCCACTTATTTCGATTTCGACGAGAATAAATTATTCGGATTGATAAAAGATACCAAGAAACTCGGTGTCGATATGTTTTTACTGGATGATGGCTGGTTTGCGAACAAATATCCACGGAACGGCGATGTGGCCGGTTTGGGCGATTGGGACGAAAATAAAAAGAAACTGCCTAACGGAATTTCTTCACTGGTTAAAGAAGCTAAAAACAATGAGGTGAAATTTGGCATCTGGATTGAACCCGAAATGGTGAACCCTAAAAGCGAGCTTTACGAAAAACATCCAGATTGGGTGGTTAAAGAAGCCAAGCGGGAAGAGTTTTATTTTAGAAACCAATTGGTGCTCGATTTAACCAATCCGAATGTACAGGATTTTGTTTTCGGCGTGGTAGATGATCTTTTTACCAAAAACCCAGAACTGGCCTATATTAAGTGGGACTGTAATGCTGTAATCTATAATGCGCATTCGGCCACGCTTAAAAACCAGTCACATTTTTATATCGAATATGTGCGCGGATTGTACAAAGTGCTTGAGCGTATCAGAAAAAAATATCCAACCGTACCGATGATGTTATGTTCAGGCGGCGGCGGTAGGGTAGATTATGGTGCTTTACAGTACTTTACTGAGTTTTGGCCAAGCGATAATACCGATCCTTTAGAAAGGATTTTTATGCAATGGGAATACTCGTATTTCTATCCGGCCATTTCGAGTTCCAACCATGTTACCGATTGGGGCAAGCAGCCCATTAAATTTCGCACTGATGTAGCCATGATGGGCAAAATGGGGTTTGATATTGTAGTGAGTCATTTATCACCCAACGATTTAAACTTTTGTCAGGATGCCATTAAAACCTATAATAATGTCAAACCGGTGATCTGGCAAGGCGATCAGTACAGACTTTCGAACCCACGGGAAAGCAGTGTGGCCTCGATGTTGTACCTCAGCGAAGATAAAAAAACAGGTATCGTATTCAACTATCTTGTAAACAGCCGCTATGGAGAGGGGAGTAAACTGCCCATAAGATTTAATGGGTTGGATGCTGCTAAAAACTATAAAATCTCCGAAATAAATGTGTATCCTGGCACCAAATCATCAATAGATGATACCAAAACCTATACGGGGGACTTCCTGATGAAAATAGGTTTTAACCCTGATGTAAACCAAAGCAGGACCAGTGTAGTTTTAAAGATAGAAGCCCTTTAG
- a CDS encoding alpha-glucosidase (product_source=KO:K01187; cath_funfam=3.40.50.720; cleavage_site_network=SignalP-noTM; ko=KO:K01187; pfam=PF10566,PF14508,PF14509; superfamily=51445): MMMKHFLPAFSVFFLIAQLTFAQKKYNLASPDGNIDVIVATGKTLGYSVMLNQNEIITFSPIGMEMDNENLGGGDVPDKTSSQKTPRYNALTLSFGKRYDVVFRLYNEGFAYRFITHLKDSVKVINETATFNVKPDAAAILQETDNYTTWEGVYTKSNAVETIPAGKRATTPALFAYKEGTKVIVAESDLFDYPGMYVKKEKTGFVGEWAQLPSLAVPGSWGNFVSVVKQRFPFIAKTTGARSYPWRIAIIATDDKQLLTNHLVTELATPSKIKNAEWIKPGKAAWEWWHDALLPGAAIPSGMDNRNTTLYNYYVDFAAKYKLEYLMVDAGWSNNYDLTKINPKNDIKAVIANAKSKNVRVFLWCVASTLLKDLDKNLDFIQSLGAAGLKVDFIDRDDQEAIKWFETIAKAAAKRKLMINFHGCSKPTGLEKTYPNIVNYEAVRGAESDKWDYTINPDLHLLTPFIRMLAGPFDYTPGAMRNKTKATFKPIDPGLPSAQGTRCHELAMYVIYHQPLAMLSDSPSAYMKEDTIMRFLSAVPTVYDEEKALSAKVGEQVVMAKRKGNTWFVGGMGNWDEHKVDVDFSFLQPSKQYQAEIYTDGSSANTDATAYSYKTITVNQKTILPVSMAKGGGFAIIIHQ, from the coding sequence ATGATGATGAAACATTTTTTGCCTGCTTTTTCAGTATTTTTTTTGATTGCTCAATTAACTTTTGCACAAAAAAAATATAACCTGGCTTCGCCAGATGGGAATATTGATGTAATCGTAGCCACAGGCAAAACTTTGGGCTATTCGGTTATGCTAAATCAAAATGAAATTATTACATTTTCGCCCATCGGCATGGAAATGGATAACGAGAACCTCGGTGGCGGTGATGTTCCGGATAAAACCTCAAGCCAGAAAACACCCCGCTACAATGCTTTGACTTTAAGTTTTGGCAAACGTTACGATGTGGTTTTCAGGTTATATAATGAGGGGTTTGCTTATCGTTTTATCACCCATTTAAAAGATTCGGTGAAGGTAATCAACGAAACGGCCACCTTTAATGTTAAACCAGATGCAGCAGCGATATTACAAGAAACCGATAATTACACAACCTGGGAAGGGGTTTATACTAAATCGAACGCTGTTGAAACTATTCCAGCTGGAAAAAGGGCTACCACACCAGCACTTTTCGCTTATAAAGAGGGAACAAAAGTAATTGTTGCAGAATCTGATCTATTTGATTACCCCGGCATGTATGTTAAAAAGGAAAAAACGGGTTTTGTTGGCGAATGGGCGCAGTTACCCTCGCTTGCCGTGCCCGGAAGCTGGGGCAATTTTGTCTCAGTAGTGAAACAAAGGTTTCCTTTTATCGCAAAAACAACAGGAGCGCGAAGTTACCCGTGGCGGATTGCAATTATTGCTACAGATGATAAACAGTTGTTGACCAATCACCTTGTTACCGAACTGGCTACACCATCAAAAATTAAGAATGCGGAGTGGATTAAACCCGGAAAAGCGGCCTGGGAATGGTGGCACGATGCTTTATTGCCGGGAGCTGCTATCCCATCAGGAATGGATAACCGAAATACCACACTTTATAACTATTACGTAGATTTTGCAGCTAAATATAAACTTGAATACTTAATGGTTGATGCAGGTTGGTCTAACAATTATGATCTTACCAAAATCAACCCGAAGAACGACATCAAGGCCGTGATCGCCAATGCGAAGTCGAAAAATGTGAGGGTATTTTTATGGTGTGTGGCTTCAACTTTACTTAAAGACTTAGACAAAAACCTAGATTTTATTCAATCCTTAGGTGCAGCCGGATTAAAAGTAGACTTTATCGACCGCGACGACCAGGAGGCCATTAAATGGTTTGAGACAATTGCAAAAGCAGCCGCAAAGAGAAAACTGATGATCAATTTTCATGGTTGCAGTAAACCAACTGGACTGGAAAAAACCTATCCCAATATTGTGAATTACGAAGCCGTAAGAGGTGCAGAATCTGATAAATGGGATTATACGATCAATCCGGACCTGCACCTGCTCACACCTTTCATCAGGATGCTTGCCGGGCCGTTTGATTATACCCCTGGCGCAATGCGCAATAAAACCAAAGCAACTTTTAAACCGATTGATCCCGGGTTACCTTCAGCTCAGGGAACCAGGTGCCACGAGTTGGCCATGTACGTCATCTACCACCAGCCGCTGGCCATGTTATCCGATTCGCCAAGCGCTTATATGAAAGAAGATACCATTATGCGGTTTTTATCGGCAGTACCAACCGTTTACGATGAAGAAAAAGCCCTGTCGGCCAAAGTTGGTGAGCAGGTGGTGATGGCCAAAAGAAAAGGCAACACCTGGTTTGTTGGCGGTATGGGTAATTGGGATGAACACAAAGTTGACGTAGACTTTTCTTTTCTCCAGCCATCAAAGCAATACCAGGCCGAAATCTATACGGATGGATCCAGCGCCAATACCGATGCAACAGCCTATTCTTACAAAACCATCACAGTAAACCAAAAAACCATTTTGCCTGTCAGTATGGCAAAAGGAGGAGGTTTTGCTATTATCATCCACCAATAA